A window from Salarias fasciatus chromosome 11, fSalaFa1.1, whole genome shotgun sequence encodes these proteins:
- the wdr73 gene encoding integrator complex assembly factor WDR73: MEESEPEDILDDWFIESLKTYEDLHVFQLEHPTQVIEWTSGKTVCVAGYSPSKNEMLELRLPLKLYADENQGLCAERDFKVAHGGFTDGPVRHLKHIPGTRCVVTNDGLSSDLRLWELGGDDSDVIRRTGSLEGGRSAPGSGSRIAAPLSSPPQVLHGAQSGDVQLTEVTSGQRIYRLETDSADPLSSLQFVNDSVFLASCCNGRLHIADTRKPGASQSSPPPPSPGESVLWWTDVSAGPHVSSCKAVRLSSSGRAVVSDFRNPGEAVSRAQLDVQTRRCSPDRIDVSWAPALDDCVSVSGFSGVVQLYDTSAWTMEPRDARPLFQHRGHAVSSPQADGGTPVLVTSHAWHPERPRTLLSAASDGSLHVWDWVHPDR, translated from the exons atggaggagtcGGAGCCTGAGGATATTTTAGATGACTGGTTCATCGAGTCTTTAAAAAC GTATGAAGATCTTCATGTGTTCCAGTTGGAACATCCCACCCAGGTCATCGAGTGGACCTCTGGGAAAA cCGTCTGCGTCGCAGGTTACAGCCCgtcaaaaaatgaaatgttggaGCTTCGTCTGCCGCTGAAACTTTATGCCGATGAAAATCAG GGCCTCTGTGCTGAGCGAGACTTCAAAGTCGCCCATGGGGGTTTCACGGACGGCCCCGTCCGGCACCTCAAACACATCCCGGGAACACG GTGTGTTGTGACTAATGATGGGCTGAGCTCTGACCTGCGGCTGTGGGAGCTCGGAGGAGACGACAGCG ACGTGATCAGAAGAACAGGAAGCCTGGAGGGCGGGCGGAGCGCTccgggcagcggcagcaggatcGCCGCTCCGCTCTCTTCACCACCGCAGGTCCTCCATGGAGCTCAGAGCGGCGACGTCCAGCTGACCGAGGTGACTTCAGGACAGAGGATTTACCGACTGG AGACCGACTCAGCAGATCCTCTGAGTTCATTACAGTTTGTGAACGACTCGGTTTTCCTCGCCAGCTGCTGTAACGGGCGCCTTCACATTGCTGACACTCGTAAACCAGGCGCGTCTCAGTCCTCGCCTCCGCCGCCTTCCCCGGGAGAATCCGTCCTCTGGTGGACAGACGTGTCCGCAGGTCCACACGTGTCCAGCTGCAAAGCCGTCCGGTTGTCTTCTTCGGGACGGGCGGTTGTGTCGGACTTCAGGAACCCAGGAGAAGCCGTGAGTCGGGCTCAGCTGGACGTCCAGACCCGCCGCTGCAGCCCGGACCGCATCGACGTGTCGTGGGCTCCAGCTCTGGACGACTGCGTGTCGGTGTCAG GCTTCAGTGGGGTGGTTCAGCTCTACGACACGTCTGCGTGGACCATGGAGCCGCGGGACGCCCGGCCGCTCTTCCAGCACCGCGGCCACGCTGTTTCCTCGCCGCAGGCCGACGGAGGCACCCCCGTCTTGGTCACTTCGCACGCGTGGCACCCCGAGCGCCCGCGGACGCTGCTGTCCGCCGCCTCCGACGGCTCCCTCCACGTCTGGGACTGGGTGCACCCGGATCGATGA
- the cfap418 gene encoding cilia- and flagella-associated protein 418 → MADDDDLDDLLDEVEKKFCRNVSVTSPAHVNSTGATKCEKKTDELEKLSGANVRHAVSSVSDDIDALLEELLEEDYGDSAHPKTKQCCEGRQVDKKLLSQPGGRKCCPVFIGGSSVSNGVGTATSQRSCDQLRCVSCDFRVLMFDDCEWDSSCDYLFLRNNMPDRQKLRSKLQRRTGLRAYACQCSWFSTLEPADLRDHPRLRWVCGRHQD, encoded by the exons ATGGCCGATGATGATGATCTGGACGATCTGCTGGATGAAGTGGAGAAAAAGTTTTGTCGTAACGTGTCCGTCACGTCTCCAGCTCACGTGAACTCGACTGGGGCTACAAAATGCGAGAAAAAGACAGACGAACTGGAAAAACTCAG TGGCGCAAATGTCCGCCACGCTGTGAGCAGTGTCAGTGATGATATCGACGCCCTGCTGGAAGAGTTGTTGGAAGAAGACTACGGAGATTCAGCTCATCCAAAG acaaaacagtgttgtgAGGGAAGACAAGTGGACAAAAAGCTGTTATCTCAGCCTGGAGGAAGAAA GTGCTGTCCTGTTTTCATTGGTGGGAGCTCAGTCTCAAATGGAGTTGGAACGGCGACATCCCAAAG gtcatgtgaccagctgcggtgtgtttcctgtgacTTCCGGGTGCTGATGTTTGATGACTGTGAGTGGGACTCATCCTGTGATTACTTGTTCCTGAG GAACAACATGCCGGACCGTCAGAAGCTCAGGAGCAAGTTGCAGAGGAGGACAGGTTTGCGGGCGTACGCCTGCCAGTGCAGCTGGTTCTCCACCCTGGAGCCGGCAGACCTCCGGGACCACCCTCGGCTCCGATGGGTCTGTGGCAGACACCAGGACTGA